A stretch of Episyrphus balteatus chromosome 2, idEpiBalt1.1, whole genome shotgun sequence DNA encodes these proteins:
- the LOC129912743 gene encoding uncharacterized protein LOC129912743: protein MDMSLDEIIKTKKITPPFVKKVPFKSAPYTSGKVFTKDFRIKDARLKIIERNRSKIRDARDKLAEITRTGGDARLRLVRKQGIISSSQRNRKAPVPRVLSNRNAKFGLNERERIPEVLGVPRGYVDYDNMERLEEEEYAASINRAVKNELAYDNYRAERHAKDPWDTNGGDPFELYNIPISRAPPEITPDDAIRRQYRQMSPSRTIRQLSPPFSRRYVPQPASHLSYEMRSRLEHAPDRNVSMGIFSNPLKPQNSSQLSGYRIVVSNLNTSVTQGDIKELFEDLGELYESRLVRPGIAEVIYKDLKDAEKAVETYHNRQLDGQPMKCLLVNPRSSSKPTAPAIKIMNSNTTNRVPPGKIPLEIDIDALHKVLFRRH from the exons ATGGATATGAGCTTagatgaaattataaaaaccaaaaaaattacacctcCTTTTGTGAAAAAAGTGCCTTT TAAAAGTGCACCTTACACTTCCGGGAAAGTCTTCACCAAAGACTTTAGAATAAAAGATGCACGATTGAAGATTATTGAGAGAAATCGTTCGAAAATTCGTGATGCCCGTGATAAATTGGCCGAAATCACTCGGACCGGAGGTGATGCTCGTCTCCGTTTAGTGAGGAAGCAAGGAATCATTAGCTCAAGTCAACGGAATAGAAAAGCGCCAGTGCCAAGAGTTCTTAGCAATCGAAATGCTAAATTCGGACTCAATGAACGTGAACGTATACCAGAAGTTTTAGGAGTACCTCGCGGGTACGTTGACTATGACAATATGGAGCGTTTGGAAGAAG AGGAGTATGCGGCTTCAATTAATCGAGCGGTGAAGAATGAACTCGCATACGACAACTACAGGGCCGAAAGACATGCCAAGGACCCTTGGGATACCAACGGAGGTGATCCTTTTGAACTGTACAATATTCCAATATCAAGGGCACCGCCAGAAATCACGCCCGATGATGCCATCCGAAGGCAGTATCGCCAAATGTCTCCATCGAGAACAATAAGGCAATTGAGTCCCCCGTTTTCGAGGCGATATGTTCCGCAGCCGGCCTCTCATTTGTCCTACGAAATGCGTTCACGATTAGAACACGCACCCGATCGTAATGTCTCCATGGGAATATTCTCGAACCCCCTGAAACCACAAAATAGTTCTCAATTATCGGGATACCGAATCGTAGTAAGCAATTTAAACACTAGTGTCACTCAGGGAGACATAAAGGAGCTCTTTGAAGATCTAGGCGAGTTGTATGAATCACGTCTAGTGCGTCCGGGAATAGCTGAGGTCATCTATAAGGATCTGAAGGATGCAGAAAAGGCTGTCGAGACATATCACAATAGACAATTAGATGGGCAACCCATGAAGTGTTTGCTGGTGAATCCTCGTTCATCCAGCAAACCGACTGCTCCTGCAATAAAAATTatgaa CTCAAATACCACAAATCGAGTGCCACCTGGAAAAATTCCACTAGAAATCGATATAGATGCATTGCATAAAGTCCTCTTTCGTCGGCATTGA